Proteins co-encoded in one Cydia splendana chromosome 11, ilCydSple1.2, whole genome shotgun sequence genomic window:
- the LOC134794955 gene encoding AT-rich interactive domain-containing protein 2, whose amino-acid sequence MSKPQINTKSSTYLKDKEAFLKELKQFNDSKGIPFKTPSVNCIDIDLYLFYTLVQQRGGISKVNLYDLWDSFLRPLRLPHPCINGSTLLRRIYGTYLEKYEKAKGPPSRDDDNDLDEDLRTTRGRGRDPPRTPYGGGQYYSASGEPIRTAQTRVAGPSERLALSLLSPMPNEQDFAVNVCTVLAADHSNRMPLGSTPHILDFLLAHAGVYNHGSLRDTIGRSYFEARGRYPHEFWQLRAGGGGAKELADETKFSQLTGDQPELMVQALAAQNTLTDCLMNECGGEELIKEIIEEEAHEDWVTEPSEDEQLFAPELPGGAGCVYTQRVLQIASIVRSLSFHEENVQYLAKNTTLIRFLLLCANCWVGSLRQSGLDALGNISTELIIKDPATCLISRHILSTIQSALVSNDRARVLAALELLNKLAQNEANEDALLRSLEAKVYHDVCSLLTLRDIMVLVCTLECVYALTSLGDRAGECVARVPGLVATLVSLVTVEAQSYGPRACILMRVVETVSGPSAAAAEREQERHNPPQQLQAVPMPSTPTKAVEVPAQSQSPQPAAPPNSIQHSHMQQRTVQENEHFAQAWLRNTYEALPVGDNSTCDAPELYRQYLACCAKLNRKGLIAPANLSRLVRTVFGGTVGPNTVALSSGETQQVYIGIRAKNPQNRNPPAGPASPILKAQLTNKTATVEVKPAVSQPQAAPQPQHPHLSHALDANATNTTLIKHLLANKVSPALQTQQVAQRQQNQQRGGTVVVQANQSVMDLDPEALIKCTTITSGGIASSTPTIQGDKVLIKTEENAAVKDEPIQIQIDDQTQLTLKSAQNKMLADLLEKKSNPPVQVVQMGPHMNAPTIQITETGQIVQVKSDGNPVIQYNENIVAQGSQYFQIKNEQGQLIQIKNEQGQIIQLKTDQLQNPLIQFKNDQGQVIQANQIIQSVIQGQVKEEGEYNEPPNKRAKVETKPETPPQESVSKTAANLYAALAASALEDEDDLVPVKQESVDVIQPQVMVGGTEQTGSVIIQEPILQVQQPTLQVQQPTLQVQQPTLQMQAPTIQMQQSTLQVQQPMLQVQPMDVQNILTSQSGQLILQEKITSPPPQFVQQPMQIIATPGTSQGLSYITQNMPGNMMQKTIIIVQGPTGGGPLTLTVNNPGGLDEQTLNSLIAQATEAITQQQIIQNSGVIQSAQRVIVSQPTLVSTAQPITVVKTMSQQSAPQLTASQQPLITSQPQPHKAQIVNQPLMVTQKQPPALISTSTSNQIVTGSPQIIPGNQQIIVSGNQQIIMNAPIKQGVHRVVQQPQRSQVVTNVSVNQPAQEDKSSVIKTTKQAAQPQVRQVITRQPVMVGNTKIGDREVVVNQPVTPEKPAAPVTPKPAATPPPTPIQNASDDTPWICHWRGCGKTFSNASEVFAHAAHTHAHAAGGASGETPCLWLDCDRVPRRTFALLNHLTDKHCSPQALKALFNSRRHAAAESEASKPVVLGYPPNAALAALNKHAADMFNPRELMHRAVSRTPEQLDENEGPVTKSIRLTAALILRNIVIYSNTGRRQLRSYEAHLATIALSSVEASRTIAQVLYDMNNI is encoded by the exons ATGTCTAAACCACAAATAAATACGAAATCCAGCACGTATCTTAAGGATAAGGAGGCATTTCTGAAGGAATTAAAGCAGTTTAACGACAGCAAAGG AATACCATTTAAGACTCCGTCTGTAAATTGTATTGATATAGACTTGTATCTATTCTATACACTGGTACAGCAGCGAGGCGGTATCAGTAAG GTAAATTTGTATGATTTGTGGGATTCATTTCTGCGCCCCCTTCGATTACCACACCCTTGCATCAACGGCTCAACATTGCTGAGAAGAATATATGGGACATATCTAGAGAA GTATGAGAAAGCAAAAGGCCCTCCAAGCAGAGATGATGATAATGACCTGGATGAAGACCTCAGAACCACCCGGGGGAGGGGCAGAGACCCACCGCGGACACCATATGGAGGGGGGCAATATTATTCTG CATCTGGCGAGCCGATTCGCACAGCGCAGACCCGCGTGGCAGGGCCTTCAGAACGTCTCGCCCTGTCTCTCCTATCACCCATGCCTAACGAGCAGGACTTCGCTGTCAATGTCTGCACAGTGTTGGCTGCGGACCATTCTAACAGGATGCCTTTGGGATCAACTCCTCATATATTGGACTTCTTACTAGCTCATGCTGGAGTTTATAATCATG GGAGTCTGCGAGACACAATCGGCCGCTCGTACTTCGAGGCCCGCGGCCGCTACCCGCACGAGTTCTGGCAGCTCcgcgccggcggcggcggcgccaaaGAACTCGCTGATGAAACTAAGTTCTCACAACTTACTGGAGACCAACCAGAGTTGATGGTGCAGGCGTTAGCAGCCCAGAACACATTGACGGACTGTCTGATGAATGAATGTGGGGGGGAGGAGTTGATTAAGGAAATTATCGAGGAG GAGGCACACGAAGACTGGGTAACCGAGCCCTCAGAGGACGAACAGCTGTTCGCCCCCGAGCTCCCAGGCGGCGCGGGCTGCGTGTACACGCAACGCGTCCTCCAAATAGCCTCCATAGTCCGCTCGCTATCGTTCCACGAGGAAAACGTGCAGTATCTGGCGAAGAATACCACGCTGATAAGGTTCCTGCTGCTGTGTGCCAACTGCTGGGTGGGCAGTCTCCGGCAGTCGGGGCTGGACGCGCTTGGGAATATCTCGACTGAGCTCATTATAAAG GACCCAGCTACCTGCCTCATCTCTCGCCACATCCTCTCCACCATCCAATCGGCGCTTGTCTCCAACGATCGTGCTCGAGTGCTGGCAGCGTTAGAACTGCTGAACAAGTTGGCTCAGAATGAGGCGAATGAAGACGCTTTACTCAGATCTTTGGAGGCTAAG GTGTACCACGACGTGTGCTCCCTCCTGACGCTGCGCGACATCATGGTGCTGGTGTGCACGCTGGAGTGCGTGTACGCGCTGACGTCGCTCGGCGACCGCGCGGGCGAGTGCGTCGCTCGTGTGCCCGGCCTCGTCGCCACGCTCGTGTCGCTCGTCACCGTCGAG GCACAAAGCTACGGGCCGCGGGCCTGCATCCTGATGCGCGTGGTGGAGACGGTGAGCGGGCcgagcgccgccgccgccgagcgCGAGCAGGAGCGTCACAACCCGCCCCAGCAGTTACAG GCGGTGCCCATGCCATCGACGCCGACGAAGGCAGTCGAAGTGCCGGCGCAATCGCAATCTCCGCAGCCCGCTGCGCCGCCCAATAGCATCCAACATTCACACATGCAACAGCGAACAGTTCAG GAAAACGAGCATTTCGCGCAGGCGTGGCTCCGTAACACATACGAGGCTCTTCCAGTCGGCGACAACAGCACTTGCGACGCCCCAGAACTGTACCGACAGTACCTCGCCTGCTGCGCCAAGCTCAACAGGAAGGGGCTCATCGCACCCGCCAACCTGTCCCGACTTGTCAG gaCGGTGTTCGGTGGCACCGTGGGCCCTAACACGGTCGCGCTGTCGTCGGGCGAGACGCAGCAAGTCTACATCGGTATTCGAGCCAAGAACCCGCAGAACAGGAACCCACCGGCAG GACCCGCGTCGCCAATATTGAAAGCGCAGCTGACAAATAAGACGGCGACAGTAGAAGTCAAACCTGCCGTATCGCAACCACAG GCCGCACCGCAACCGCAGCACCCGCACCTGTCGCACGCGCTCGATGCGAACGCGACCAACACGACTCTGATAAAACACCTGCTCGCCAATAAAGTAAGCCCCGCCCTACAAACGCAACAA GTCGCGCAAAGGCAACAGAACCAGCAGAGAGGCGGTACAGTCGTAGTACAGGCTAACCAATCG GTAATGGACTTGGACCCTGAGGCATTGATAAAATGTACGACGATCACGTCGGGTGGAATTGCCAGTAGCACGCCTACTATTCAAGGAGATAAG GTGCTGATTAAAACTGAGGAAAATGCAG CTGTAAAAGATGAACCAATACAAATACAGATCGACGACCAGACGCAACTGACTTTA AAGTCGGCGCAAAACAAAATGCTAGCGGACCTTCTCGAGAAAAAGTCCAACCCGCCCGTCCAGGTCGTCCAGATGGGCCCCCACATGAACGCACCCACCATCCAGATCACAGAAACCGGACAGATAGTCCAAGTTAAATCTGATGGCAATCCGGTCATACAATACAACGAGAATATAGTCGCGCAAGGCAGCCAATACTTTCAAATAAAGAACGAGCAAGGGCAACTAATTCAAATCAAGAACGAACAGGGACAAATAATACAGTTAAAAACCGACCAATTGCAAAATCCGCTGatacagttcaaaaatgaccaGGGACAGGTTATACAGGCGAATCAGATTATTCAGAGCGTGATTCAAGGTCAGGTAAAGGAGGAAGGTGAATATAATGAGCCGCCTAATAAGAGGGCGAAGGTTGAGACTAAACCTGag ACCCCACCTCAAGAAAGTGTATCGAAGACTGCCGCCAACCTATATGCTGCGCTGGCTGCATCCGCTCTGGAAGATGAAGACGACTTG GTACCGGTAAAGCAAGAATCAGTTGACGTGATCCAACCACAAGTCATGGTCGGCGGCACTGAGCAGACTGGCTCTGTTATCATACAGGAACCCATTTTACAG GTACAACAGCCGACACTGCAAGTGCAGCAGCCAACGTTGCAGGTGCAACAACCGACGCTGCAGATGCAGGCGCCTACTATACAG ATGCAGCAATCGACCCTGCAGGTCCAACAGCCCATGTTGCAAGTGCAGCCGATGGATGTTCAGAACATCCTTACCTCGCAATCCGGACAGCTTATCCTGCAAG AGAAAATAACTTCGCCGCCTCCGCAGTTCGTTCAGCAGCCAATGCAAATCATCGCCACTCCTGGAACATCGCAAG gtCTTAGTTATATAACTCAAAATATGCCCGGAAATATGATGCAAAAGACAATTATTATAGTACAAGGACCGACAGGCGGAGGTCCACTTACATTAACG GTGAACAACCCTGGCGGGCTGGACGAGCAGACGTTAAACAGCCTTATTGCCCAGGCCACAGAGGCGATAACCCAACAGCAAATCATTCAG AACTCAGGCGTGATACAATCCGCACAGAGGGTGATAGTGAGTCAGCCGACGTTAGTGAGCACAGCACAGCCTATCACGGTCGTTAAGACTATGTCGCAG cagAGCGCCCCGCAACTGACAGCGAGCCAGCAACCACTAATAACATCTCAGCCCCAACCACATAAGGCGCAAATCGTCAACCAACCACTAATGGTTACCCAGAAACAACCACCGGCGTTAATAAGCACGTCGACGAGCAACCAGATAGTGACGGGTAGCCCTCAGATTATTCCGGGCAACCAGCAAATTATAGTGTCTGGCAACCAGCAGATTATTATGAACGCGCCGATTAAGCAAGGTGTGCATAGGGTGGTGCAGCAACCGCAGAGGTCGCAGGTGGTTACCAATGTTAGCGTCAACCAGCCGGCGCAGGAAGATAAATCTAGTGTAATTAAGACTACG AAGCAAGCTGCACAACCGCAAGTACGACAAGTGATAACCCGGCAACCAGTTATGGTCGGAAACACCAAAATAGGAGATCGCGAAGTGGTTGTCAACCAACCTGTGACGCCAGAG AAGCCTGCCGCCCCGGTCACGCCAAAGCCTGCCGCCACTCCTCCACCCACACCGATACAGAACGCGTCAGATGACACGCCATGGATCTGCCACTGGCGAGGATGTGGCAA AACGTTCTCGAACGCTTCGGAGGTGTTCGCGCACGCGGCGCACACGCACGCGCACGCCGCGGGCGGCGCGAGCGGCGAGACCCCTTGCCTGTGGCTCGACTGCGACCGCGTGCCGCGGCGGACGTTCGCGCTGCTCAACCATCTCACCGACAAGCACTGCTCGCCGCAG GCACTGAAAGCGTTGTTCAACTCTCGTCGCCACGCCGCGGCCGAGTCGGAAGCGAGCAAGCCGGTGGTGCTCGGGTACCCGCCGAACGCCGCGCTCGCGGCCCTTAACAAACATGCAGCCGACATGTTCAACCCTAGAGAGCTTATG CACCGAGCGGTCAGTCGCACGCCGGAGCAACTG